A single Rhizobium sullae DNA region contains:
- a CDS encoding glycine betaine ABC transporter substrate-binding protein, whose protein sequence is MFKTLATLGLAAALLVGTVTATMAADAKPVKIGWAAWSDAEFVTKLAARLIETKLNQKVELVQADVAPLYQGVGRGDLDAMMMAWLPQTHADYYAKVKEKVETLGTVYDGAKLGWVVPDYIPADQIGSIEDLKKEDVQKKLSGTIQGIDPGAGLTRLSEKAEKDYGLGGYKLQISSEAGMLTTVDRAVRGEKWFVATAWSPHWMFGKHQLRYLDDPKKSLGEAEHVDILARKDFKSENPKVADFLSRMKLPIPDLEAAMFTAQQSSYDEAVDKYIADHPDQVKSWIGEEG, encoded by the coding sequence ATGTTCAAAACACTCGCAACCCTCGGCCTCGCCGCCGCCCTTCTCGTTGGCACCGTCACAGCGACCATGGCTGCGGATGCCAAGCCGGTGAAGATCGGCTGGGCCGCATGGTCCGACGCCGAATTCGTCACTAAGCTCGCTGCCAGGCTGATCGAGACCAAGCTCAACCAGAAGGTCGAGCTTGTGCAGGCAGACGTGGCGCCGCTCTACCAGGGTGTCGGCCGCGGCGATCTCGATGCGATGATGATGGCCTGGCTGCCGCAGACCCATGCGGACTATTATGCCAAGGTCAAGGAGAAGGTCGAGACGCTCGGCACCGTCTATGACGGCGCCAAGCTCGGCTGGGTCGTCCCGGACTACATTCCCGCAGACCAGATCGGCTCGATCGAGGATCTCAAGAAGGAAGACGTCCAGAAGAAGCTCTCCGGCACCATCCAGGGCATCGACCCCGGCGCCGGCCTAACGCGCCTGTCGGAGAAGGCCGAGAAGGATTACGGGCTGGGCGGCTACAAGCTGCAGATCTCCAGCGAAGCCGGCATGCTGACCACCGTCGATCGCGCCGTGCGCGGCGAAAAGTGGTTCGTGGCCACCGCCTGGAGCCCGCACTGGATGTTCGGCAAGCACCAGCTGCGCTACCTCGACGACCCGAAAAAGTCGCTGGGTGAAGCCGAGCACGTCGACATTCTGGCGCGCAAGGACTTCAAGTCGGAAAATCCCAAGGTTGCCGACTTCCTGTCGCGCATGAAGCTGCCGATTCCCGATCTGGAAGCGGCGATGTTTACCGCGCAGCAGAGCTCCTATGATGAAGCAGTCGACAAGTACATTGCCGACCACCCCGACCAGGTGAAGAGCTGGATCGGCGAGGAAGGCTGA